In a genomic window of Nocardiopsis mwathae:
- a CDS encoding serine/threonine-protein kinase has product MSGCAERGCAGTVTDGFCDVCGLEPRGSQPVVPSVDAPRSDPLPTSGPDPGDVGSDGPPSGPEPPSAPPASADTDGHDTYARLVPLFSGPGDPIPPPRAETPDPPPRAAENPGDADEAAPSGPLPGSPGHSSIATPGPAPAPRDHTGPSAAAPAHQAHRSDPPRRLFFSDLSRHGGSSASGPLSSPSGRNSRRTSASSARGMLGLGLVQVPPVPYRDPATAIMANPVVAEKNRFCGSCGEAVGRRRDNRPGRTEGFCRTCGTEFSFTPKLKKGDLVDGQYEVLGCLAHGGLGWIYLARDHHVSDRWVVLKGLLNSGDAEAHKTATAERAFLAEVEHPNIVKIYNFVHHPDPKTGVPAGHIVMEYVGGKSLRDLIVERRAQGADSAGLPVDQVIAYGVEALRAIGYLHSKGLLYCDFKPDNIIQSEEQIKLIDLGGVRRIDDLVNPVYTTPGYRVPEAELRNPGPSVSSDLYSVGRTLAVLSFRFGFMREHLHSLPPGEEEPVLARYESYDRFLRRATHNQSDLRFHDAADMSEQLTGVLREVLSDIQGRPHPATSTLFEPEHFVAAAAGAADPDHVLSRPDPADAAAALPAPLVDPADAAAGILAGLSAVRPEEIVATLEAAKAPSPETRLMLARTLIALGRQEEAEEPLQAFCARAPGDWRTYWYLAVLDLSVGRYDEARARFEELYDHLPGEAAPKLGLALACEGSGDADAAARHFETVWRTDHSYVGAAFGLARIRLVQGRRDATVTVLDSVPELSTFFPNAQMAAVTVLVGDRDVGELDEQVLVDAGARLDRLRWNGLYGEATDRLAVRVLEAALAWVSSGRRPARSTWLLDAELDEEGLRWNLERMYRGLARRSTGRADRHRLVDKANSLRPRTWL; this is encoded by the coding sequence ATGAGCGGCTGCGCCGAGCGGGGCTGCGCCGGAACGGTCACCGACGGCTTCTGCGACGTCTGCGGCCTGGAACCGCGCGGGTCGCAGCCGGTCGTACCGTCCGTCGACGCGCCGCGCTCCGACCCCCTGCCGACCAGTGGTCCCGACCCCGGTGACGTGGGCTCCGATGGGCCCCCATCCGGCCCGGAGCCACCCTCCGCGCCGCCTGCCTCCGCCGATACGGACGGGCACGACACCTACGCCCGGCTGGTCCCGTTGTTCTCCGGACCCGGAGATCCCATCCCGCCACCGCGCGCCGAAACCCCGGACCCACCGCCCCGAGCGGCGGAGAACCCGGGCGATGCGGACGAGGCCGCCCCCTCCGGGCCCCTGCCCGGATCACCCGGGCACTCCTCCATCGCCACCCCCGGTCCGGCACCCGCACCGCGCGACCACACCGGCCCCTCGGCCGCCGCCCCCGCCCACCAGGCGCACCGCTCGGACCCACCCCGCCGCCTGTTCTTCTCCGACCTCTCCCGCCACGGCGGCTCCTCCGCCTCCGGCCCGCTCAGCTCCCCCTCCGGCCGCAACAGCCGCCGCACCTCCGCATCCTCCGCCCGCGGCATGCTCGGCCTCGGCCTGGTGCAGGTCCCGCCGGTGCCCTACCGCGACCCCGCCACCGCCATCATGGCCAACCCGGTCGTCGCCGAGAAGAACCGCTTCTGCGGCAGCTGCGGCGAAGCCGTCGGCCGCAGGCGCGACAACCGGCCGGGCCGCACCGAGGGCTTCTGCCGCACCTGCGGCACCGAGTTCTCCTTCACCCCCAAACTCAAGAAGGGCGACCTCGTCGACGGCCAGTACGAGGTGCTGGGCTGCCTGGCCCACGGCGGCCTCGGCTGGATCTACCTCGCCCGCGACCACCATGTCAGCGACCGGTGGGTGGTCCTCAAAGGCCTGTTGAACAGCGGCGACGCCGAAGCCCACAAGACCGCCACCGCCGAGCGCGCCTTCCTCGCCGAGGTCGAGCACCCCAACATCGTCAAGATCTACAACTTCGTGCACCACCCCGACCCCAAGACCGGCGTCCCGGCCGGGCACATCGTCATGGAGTACGTCGGCGGCAAGTCCCTACGCGACCTCATCGTGGAGCGCCGGGCCCAGGGCGCCGACTCCGCGGGGCTGCCCGTCGACCAGGTCATCGCCTACGGGGTCGAAGCCCTGCGCGCCATCGGCTACCTGCACAGCAAGGGCCTGCTCTACTGCGACTTCAAGCCCGACAACATCATCCAGAGCGAGGAGCAGATCAAGCTCATCGACCTCGGCGGCGTCCGCCGGATCGACGACCTGGTCAACCCCGTCTACACCACGCCCGGCTACCGCGTCCCCGAGGCCGAACTCCGCAACCCCGGCCCCTCGGTCAGCTCCGACCTCTACTCCGTGGGCCGCACCCTGGCCGTCCTCAGCTTCCGCTTCGGCTTCATGCGCGAGCACCTGCACAGCCTCCCGCCCGGCGAGGAGGAACCCGTGCTGGCGCGCTACGAGTCCTACGACCGCTTCCTCCGCCGCGCCACCCACAACCAGTCCGACCTGCGCTTCCACGACGCCGCCGACATGTCCGAGCAGCTCACCGGCGTGCTGCGCGAGGTCCTTTCCGACATCCAGGGACGCCCGCACCCCGCCACCTCCACCCTGTTCGAGCCCGAGCACTTCGTCGCCGCGGCCGCCGGCGCCGCCGACCCCGACCACGTGCTCTCCCGTCCCGACCCCGCCGACGCCGCCGCCGCTCTGCCCGCCCCGCTGGTCGACCCCGCCGACGCCGCCGCCGGGATCCTCGCCGGGCTGTCGGCCGTGCGCCCCGAAGAGATCGTCGCGACCCTGGAGGCGGCCAAGGCCCCCAGCCCCGAGACCCGGCTGATGCTGGCGCGCACCCTCATCGCGCTCGGTCGCCAGGAGGAGGCCGAGGAACCGCTGCAGGCGTTCTGCGCCCGCGCCCCCGGCGACTGGCGCACCTACTGGTACCTGGCCGTGCTCGACCTCAGCGTCGGCAGGTACGACGAGGCGCGGGCCAGGTTCGAGGAGCTCTACGACCACCTGCCCGGCGAGGCCGCACCCAAGCTCGGGCTGGCCCTGGCCTGCGAGGGCAGCGGCGACGCCGACGCCGCCGCCCGCCACTTCGAAACCGTGTGGCGGACCGACCACTCCTACGTCGGGGCCGCGTTCGGCCTGGCGCGCATCCGGCTCGTCCAGGGACGGCGGGACGCGACGGTCACCGTGCTCGACTCCGTCCCGGAGCTGTCCACCTTCTTCCCCAACGCCCAGATGGCCGCCGTCACCGTGCTGGTCGGCGACCGCGACGTGGGCGAGCTCGACGAGCAGGTGCTCGTGGACGCCGGAGCGCGGTTGGACCGGCTGCGCTGGAACGGCCTCTACGGCGAGGCCACCGACCGGCTGGCGGTACGGGTGCTGGAAGCGGCCCTCGCCTGGGTCTCGTCCGGCCGCAGGCCCGCCCGCAGCACTTGGCTGCTCGACGCCGAACTGGACGAGGAGGGCCTGCGCTGGAACCTGGAGCGGATGTACCGCGGACTGGCCCGGCGCTCCACCGGGCGGGCCGACCGCCACCGGCTCGTGGACAAGGCCAACAGCCTGCGGCCGAGGACGTGGCTATGA
- a CDS encoding PP2C family protein-serine/threonine phosphatase: protein MTMVRTCPSCEERVATGDVYCERCGHRVAAGLAGPPAPPAVPAPRDAAAADRGAGTDQGESTTAGTEVHTGPMPAVDPCTWCGAAVSAGYCNECGMSQPGDRDHVEVRAETAAGVSDRGLRHHRNEDAMAVLTSDDPAPVVVAVVCDGVSTSPHPEEAAHVAAETGAAVLADGLAAGSGPREATEAALAQAASAVAELAETEQAAPACTYVSAVVPADGGAITVGWVGDSRAYWLAGSPSATPSAVLTRDDSWSEAMVAMRVMTPAEARASAYAHALTAWLGADNAAGASGHVATVTPAGPGALVLCTDGLWNYFPDPGALCAAAPGAAADPLGAAQAYVRRALDAGGRDNITVVVIAVPGPQDGPGDDVRGSGGNAG from the coding sequence ATGACGATGGTGCGCACGTGTCCCTCCTGCGAGGAGCGGGTCGCCACCGGCGACGTGTACTGCGAGCGCTGCGGCCACCGGGTCGCCGCCGGTCTCGCGGGGCCCCCCGCACCCCCCGCCGTGCCCGCTCCGCGCGACGCCGCCGCGGCGGACCGCGGCGCAGGGACCGACCAAGGGGAGAGCACCACCGCCGGCACCGAGGTGCACACCGGCCCGATGCCGGCGGTCGACCCGTGCACCTGGTGCGGCGCCGCGGTGAGCGCCGGGTACTGCAACGAGTGCGGCATGAGCCAGCCCGGCGACCGCGACCACGTCGAGGTCCGCGCCGAGACCGCCGCCGGCGTGAGCGACCGGGGCCTGCGCCACCACCGCAACGAGGACGCGATGGCGGTGCTCACCTCCGACGACCCCGCACCGGTCGTGGTGGCGGTCGTCTGCGACGGGGTCTCCACCTCCCCCCACCCCGAAGAGGCCGCGCACGTCGCCGCCGAGACCGGCGCCGCCGTGCTGGCCGACGGGCTCGCCGCGGGCAGCGGCCCGCGGGAGGCCACCGAGGCGGCGCTCGCCCAGGCCGCCTCCGCAGTCGCCGAACTGGCCGAGACCGAGCAGGCCGCGCCCGCGTGCACCTACGTGTCGGCCGTCGTCCCCGCGGACGGCGGCGCGATCACCGTGGGCTGGGTGGGCGACAGCCGCGCCTACTGGCTGGCCGGGTCGCCGTCGGCCACCCCCTCCGCCGTGCTCACCCGGGACGACTCCTGGAGCGAGGCCATGGTCGCGATGCGGGTGATGACCCCGGCCGAAGCCCGCGCCTCCGCCTACGCGCACGCGCTCACCGCCTGGCTCGGCGCGGACAACGCCGCCGGGGCGTCCGGCCACGTCGCCACGGTCACCCCCGCCGGCCCCGGCGCGCTGGTGCTCTGTACCGACGGCCTGTGGAACTACTTCCCGGATCCGGGCGCGCTGTGCGCCGCGGCGCCGGGCGCCGCCGCGGACCCGCTGGGGGCGGCGCAGGCGTACGTGCGCCGCGCACTGGACGCCGGAGGGCGGGACAACATCACCGTGGTGGTGATCGCCGTCCCCGGGCCCCAGGACGGTCCGGGCGACGACGTGCGGGGAAGCGGGGGGAACGCCGGGTGA
- a CDS encoding vWA domain-containing protein, translating into MPRFRLDVAQNPYLPLGATEVQAIVTVSAEAGVPEPDGAAGEPAPAPEAAVVVIVDTSASMYGEKIRAARRAARAAVDTLRDGVSFAIVSGAGEAAMVYPDAPRLVPATDDTRAEARHALDTLAADGGTRMGAWLRLAADLFTPFAAPGALRHAILLTDGQNNEQPDVFESVLDMCAGLFVCDCRGVGTDWNVADLRWISSVLLGSVDIVADPADLEADFRSMAAAAMAKGIADVRLRLWTPDAARVRFVRQVAPTVEDLTARRADSGPRSGDYPTGAWGGETRVYHIGVVVPMGAPGRRMRAGWVRLLGPASTEDTPLAAGNILAEWTGDEVRATQIDPRVAHYTGQVELARAIQEGLRARRDGDEATATQRLGRAVVLARRSGDQATASLLRKVVDVIDPKTGTVRLRPVVDRVDEMTLDTHSTRTVRTRGGDDFPGAG; encoded by the coding sequence CTGCCCCGGTTCCGCCTCGACGTCGCGCAGAACCCCTACCTGCCCCTCGGCGCGACCGAGGTGCAGGCGATCGTCACGGTCTCCGCCGAGGCCGGTGTACCCGAGCCGGACGGCGCGGCCGGTGAGCCCGCTCCTGCCCCCGAGGCGGCGGTGGTCGTCATCGTCGACACCTCGGCGTCGATGTACGGGGAGAAGATCCGCGCCGCCCGGCGCGCCGCCCGCGCCGCCGTCGACACGCTGCGCGACGGCGTGTCGTTCGCCATCGTCTCCGGTGCCGGCGAGGCGGCGATGGTCTACCCCGACGCCCCGCGCCTGGTCCCCGCCACGGACGACACCCGGGCGGAGGCACGGCACGCCCTCGACACCCTGGCCGCCGACGGCGGCACCCGCATGGGCGCGTGGCTCCGGCTGGCCGCCGACCTGTTCACCCCCTTCGCGGCGCCGGGGGCGCTGCGGCACGCGATCCTGCTCACCGACGGCCAGAACAACGAGCAGCCCGACGTCTTCGAGTCCGTCCTGGACATGTGCGCCGGGCTGTTCGTGTGCGACTGCCGCGGGGTGGGCACCGACTGGAACGTCGCCGACCTGCGGTGGATCTCCTCGGTGCTGCTCGGCAGCGTCGACATCGTCGCCGACCCCGCCGATCTGGAGGCCGACTTCCGGTCCATGGCCGCGGCGGCGATGGCCAAGGGCATCGCCGACGTGCGGCTGCGGCTGTGGACGCCCGACGCCGCGCGCGTGCGGTTCGTCCGCCAGGTGGCGCCGACCGTCGAGGACCTGACCGCCCGCCGCGCCGACAGCGGGCCGCGGAGCGGCGACTACCCCACCGGCGCGTGGGGCGGTGAGACCCGCGTCTACCACATCGGCGTGGTCGTGCCCATGGGCGCGCCCGGCCGCCGGATGCGCGCCGGGTGGGTGCGCCTGCTCGGCCCGGCGTCCACCGAGGACACCCCGCTCGCCGCGGGCAACATCCTCGCCGAGTGGACCGGCGACGAGGTGAGGGCGACGCAGATCGATCCGCGCGTGGCGCACTACACCGGCCAGGTGGAGCTCGCCCGCGCGATCCAGGAGGGCCTGCGGGCGCGGCGCGACGGCGACGAGGCCACCGCGACGCAGCGGCTGGGCAGGGCGGTGGTGCTGGCCCGGCGGTCGGGCGACCAGGCCACGGCGTCCCTGCTGCGCAAGGTGGTCGACGTCATCGATCCGAAGACGGGGACGGTGCGGCTGCGGCCCGTGGTGGACAGGGTCGACGAGATGACGCTCGACACCCATTCGACCAGGACCGTGCGCACTCGCGGCGGCGACGATTTCCCGGGGGCAGGATAG
- a CDS encoding FHA domain-containing protein: MPTCPAGHASAAGDFCDFCGIGIPTPPYARRTEVASAPRLENCPECATPRTGRFCEECGYDFALADQTVASSLPISPPGDPAPDGLSDPAPSPLVRPEGGPWHAVVTADPAYYQVMADRGLLDPDVLRFPASPRRRRVPLNKPQVYIGRRSASRQILPEIDLAGPPEDPAVSHLHAVLLARRGGAWALVDVGSTNGTTINGTDDPIESDREVPLHDGDRIYVGAWTVITVQRG; the protein is encoded by the coding sequence ATGCCGACCTGTCCGGCCGGGCACGCCTCGGCCGCGGGAGACTTCTGCGATTTCTGCGGGATCGGCATCCCGACGCCTCCGTATGCCCGGCGCACCGAGGTCGCGTCGGCCCCGCGCTTGGAGAACTGCCCCGAGTGCGCGACCCCGCGCACGGGCCGCTTCTGCGAGGAATGCGGCTACGACTTCGCGCTCGCCGACCAGACGGTGGCGTCCTCTCTTCCCATCTCTCCCCCGGGCGACCCGGCCCCCGACGGTCTGAGCGACCCCGCGCCCTCGCCGCTGGTCCGCCCGGAGGGCGGCCCCTGGCACGCCGTGGTCACCGCCGACCCCGCCTACTACCAGGTCATGGCCGACCGCGGCCTGCTGGACCCCGACGTCCTCCGGTTCCCGGCCAGCCCGCGCCGCCGCCGGGTCCCGCTGAACAAACCGCAGGTCTACATCGGGCGGCGCAGCGCCTCGCGGCAGATCCTCCCCGAGATCGACCTCGCCGGCCCGCCCGAGGACCCCGCCGTCTCCCACCTGCACGCCGTGCTGCTCGCCCGCCGGGGCGGGGCGTGGGCGCTGGTGGACGTCGGGTCCACGAACGGGACCACCATCAACGGCACCGACGACCCCATCGAGTCCGACCGGGAGGTACCGCTGCATGACGGCGACCGAATCTATGTGGGCGCCTGGACGGTCATCACGGTGCAGAGGGGATGA
- a CDS encoding MCP four helix bundle domain-containing protein codes for MLKGTSGDPSIADTLAHQAIERVRSEGQMSDAFWPQTTPSRVRALALASLGILLVLFLIIGLAIGQARDGMRIIGTEAGPKVMATSDLYYALSDMDTQVANMLLMSGQGQEADAGAAMRAFEERRRAADEALMGAIQLVEGDDTQERNLRDILDGIGRYEQLVAEARLLSRMADSDEPTPDEVVDRYRTATWVMRYDLLPKAHNLTLRGGWEIEQTYDEKRTGALVGLTWVAAVGLLAVGVMGVLHHYMAVKFRRRVNIPIALATSGTLILTMMAATMLGVQAEHLRAAKEDGIDCVLDLARARSASTNMQGDQSRFLLDPRLRPNYEQLYLEEAQRVVHLNPDKGDVPGNVGSYTDELDTLVNTYTQYPGTLYGFLGERVGRDDLPGQDAAQERVIREYAAFHRADQEMRDLAAKGDAEEAVALRMREVEEAFIAYEAALTDLIGLHKDAFEEAVAVGEQGQGGWGVVLPVVALFIALLVVAGIYPRLAEYR; via the coding sequence GTGCTGAAGGGGACGTCGGGGGACCCCTCGATCGCCGACACCCTCGCCCACCAGGCCATCGAGCGGGTGCGCAGCGAGGGCCAGATGTCGGATGCGTTCTGGCCGCAGACCACGCCCTCGCGGGTGCGCGCGCTCGCGCTGGCGTCGCTGGGCATCCTGCTGGTCCTGTTCCTGATCATCGGCCTGGCGATCGGGCAGGCCCGCGACGGCATGCGGATCATCGGCACGGAGGCCGGCCCGAAGGTCATGGCCACCTCCGACCTGTACTACGCGCTCAGCGACATGGACACCCAGGTCGCCAACATGCTGCTGATGAGCGGGCAGGGGCAGGAGGCCGACGCCGGCGCGGCCATGCGCGCGTTCGAGGAGCGCCGCCGCGCCGCCGACGAGGCCTTGATGGGCGCGATCCAGCTCGTCGAGGGCGACGACACCCAGGAGCGCAACCTGCGCGACATCCTCGACGGGATCGGCCGCTACGAGCAGCTGGTCGCCGAGGCGCGACTGCTGAGCAGGATGGCGGACTCCGACGAGCCGACACCGGACGAGGTCGTCGACCGGTACCGGACGGCGACCTGGGTGATGCGCTACGACCTGCTGCCCAAGGCGCACAACCTCACCCTGCGCGGCGGCTGGGAGATCGAGCAGACCTACGACGAGAAGCGCACCGGCGCGCTGGTCGGCCTGACCTGGGTGGCGGCCGTGGGCCTGCTGGCCGTGGGTGTGATGGGGGTGCTGCACCACTACATGGCGGTGAAGTTCCGCCGCCGGGTCAACATCCCCATCGCCCTGGCCACCTCCGGGACGCTGATCCTGACGATGATGGCCGCGACGATGCTCGGCGTCCAGGCCGAGCACCTGCGGGCGGCCAAGGAGGACGGGATCGACTGCGTGCTCGACCTCGCGCGGGCGCGCTCGGCCAGTACCAACATGCAGGGGGACCAGAGCCGCTTCCTGCTCGATCCGCGCCTGCGGCCCAACTACGAGCAGCTGTATCTGGAGGAGGCGCAGCGGGTCGTCCACCTGAATCCGGACAAGGGCGACGTCCCCGGCAACGTCGGGTCCTACACCGACGAGTTGGACACGTTGGTGAACACCTACACCCAGTACCCGGGGACGCTGTACGGCTTCCTCGGGGAGCGGGTGGGCCGCGACGACCTTCCCGGCCAGGACGCGGCTCAGGAGCGGGTGATCCGCGAGTACGCCGCGTTCCACCGCGCCGACCAGGAGATGCGCGACCTGGCGGCCAAGGGCGACGCCGAGGAGGCGGTCGCGCTGCGGATGCGGGAGGTCGAGGAGGCCTTCATCGCCTACGAGGCGGCCCTGACCGACCTCATCGGCCTGCACAAGGACGCCTTCGAGGAGGCCGTCGCGGTGGGGGAGCAGGGCCAGGGCGGGTGGGGCGTGGTGCTGCCCGTGGTGGCCCTGTTCA